Sequence from the Aromatoleum petrolei genome:
TGGGATTGAGGCCCGTGAGCAGGGGCACCAGCACCAGCGCACCGAAGGCGACGAAGAGAATCTGGGCGCCGGAAATCGCCTGCCGCCACAGCGGCTCGCTACCCTCGATCGGGAGTTCGCGCATGGATGGCCTCAGTTGTTGTGCTTGGTGCCGAAGATCTTGTCGCCGGCGTCGCCGAGGCCCGGAATGATGTAGCCGTGCTCGTTGAGGTGGCTGTCGATGCTCGCGGTGAAGATCTTCACGTCGGGGTGCTTCTCCTCCATCAGGCGAATGCCCTCGGGTGCGGCGACCAGCACCAGCGCGCGGATCTGGCGGCAGCCGGCGCGCTTGAGCATATCGACGGTCGCCACCATCGAGCCGCCGGTCGCGAGCATCGGGTCGATGATCAGCGCCATGCGCTCGGCGAGGTTGCCGACGAACTTCTCGACATAGGGCGCCGGCATCAGCGTCTCCTCGTTGCGCGCGATGCCGACGACGCTGACCTTGGCGCTCGGGATCATGTCGAGCACGCCGTCGAGCATGCCCAGCCCCGCGCGCAGGATGGGCACGACGGTGACCTTCTTGCCCTTGATGCGCTCGACTTCGACGGGGCCGGCCCAGCCGTCTATGGTGACCGCTTCGAGCTCGAAGTCCTGGCACGCCTCGTAGGCGAGCAGGCGGGCGAGTTCGGCGGTGAGTTCGCGGAATTTCTTGGTGCTGACGTCGGCCTCGCGCATCAGTCCGATCTTGTGGCGGACGAGCGGGTGGTTGATCTGTTTCACGGACATGGAGGGTGGCTCCCGGCGGCGGAGTGGAATCGCGCGCCAGTCTAACGCAAGGGCGCGCGGCAAAGCCCTCCGGTAGAATGGGGTTTTGCATGAATTGCGCAGGAGGGCCGCAATGGCCGTCGATCTGGACGAAATCATCCGCGTGCGCGAGGAGGCCGACTGCCTCGCCGACGGCGCGACCGTGAACGCGGCGCTGGACCGCATGGCGGCGGAGATCACCGCGCAGTTGGGACACAAGAACCCGCTCGTGTACGTCGTGATGAACGGCGGCATGATCCTCGCCGGGCAGATCCTGCCGCGCCTGCCCTTCCCGCTGGAACTGGCCTATCTGCACGCGACGCGCTACGGCCACGCGCTCAAAGGCTCCGACCTCGACTGGCGCATGCGGCCGACGCAGGACCTGCGCGGGCGCACCGTGCTGGTGCTCGACGACATCCTCGACGAGGGGCACACGCTGCACTCGATCCTGGAATACCTGAAGGGCGAAGGCGCCGCGGAAGTGCGTTCCGCGGTGCTCACGCACAAGCAGCACGAACGCAAGGCCTACCCCGGCATGCGCGCCGACTTCACCGGGCTCGACGTCGCCGACCGCTTCCTGTTCGGCTGCGGCATGGACTACAAGGGCTACTGGCGCAACGCGCCGGGGATCTACGCCGTGAAGGGACTCTGAGGACAACCCATGCTGATCACTTTCAAGTCGGCCGCCGGCGCCGACGTCATCATGTTCGGCGACATCGCCAAGAAGCTCGTCGCGATCCTCGGCAAGGATCCGCAGGACGCGAAGGGCATCGTCACCGTCGAACAGCTGCCCAACGCGATCGCGCGTCTGCGCGCAGCAATCGACGAGGACAAGGCGCGCCAGGCCGGCCACGCGCAGGACGAGGACGACGAACCCGATCCCGAGCGCCGCGGCATGGCTGCGCCGGTGAGCCTCGCGCAGCGCGCGTGGCCGCTGCTCGAGCTGCTGCAGCT
This genomic interval carries:
- the upp gene encoding uracil phosphoribosyltransferase codes for the protein MSVKQINHPLVRHKIGLMREADVSTKKFRELTAELARLLAYEACQDFELEAVTIDGWAGPVEVERIKGKKVTVVPILRAGLGMLDGVLDMIPSAKVSVVGIARNEETLMPAPYVEKFVGNLAERMALIIDPMLATGGSMVATVDMLKRAGCRQIRALVLVAAPEGIRLMEEKHPDVKIFTASIDSHLNEHGYIIPGLGDAGDKIFGTKHNN
- a CDS encoding hypoxanthine-guanine phosphoribosyltransferase; amino-acid sequence: MAVDLDEIIRVREEADCLADGATVNAALDRMAAEITAQLGHKNPLVYVVMNGGMILAGQILPRLPFPLELAYLHATRYGHALKGSDLDWRMRPTQDLRGRTVLVLDDILDEGHTLHSILEYLKGEGAAEVRSAVLTHKQHERKAYPGMRADFTGLDVADRFLFGCGMDYKGYWRNAPGIYAVKGL
- a CDS encoding DUF1840 domain-containing protein — encoded protein: MLITFKSAAGADVIMFGDIAKKLVAILGKDPQDAKGIVTVEQLPNAIARLRAAIDEDKARQAGHAQDEDDEPDPERRGMAAPVSLAQRAWPLLELLQLSQKDGVPVVWGV